From Erinaceus europaeus chromosome 9, mEriEur2.1, whole genome shotgun sequence, one genomic window encodes:
- the RCSD1 gene encoding capZ-interacting protein isoform X3 — MEKSLPNASHPPKVKVKSSPLIEKLQANLTFDPAALLPGASPKSPGIKSVVSPFQSPPSTPSSPGVWPRTSEAEEVPVSFDQPPEGSHLPCYNKVRTRGSIKRRPPSRRFRRSQSDCGDLGDFRAPEPSQENGAKEEDGDELCPIKDKFSGSPSPSEGLCEQETRRQGSSEKPPLVRSPSRTEKLDEKVTAMEGAQHPEPAESKSREEAIEASQTSSSREENGCVSPVGGTLTAEQAEEPTDRKDENAQNGNEPPAQRSQARATVLEETLQTPPGEMESGQAPDQAAGTEKPEEEAKVEISSEVPKSEDDTLVLDTKM, encoded by the exons aaatcATTGCCCAATGCTAGCCACCCTCCTAAAGTCAAGGTGAAGAGTTCTCCCCTGATTGAGAAGCTTCAG GCTAATCTAACCTTTGACCCAGCAGCCCTGCTGCCTGGGGCATCACCCAAGAGTCCTGGGATCAAATCTGTGGTGTCCCCCTTTCAAagtccaccctccacccccagcagCCCTGGTGTGTGGCCACGCACCAGTGAGGCAGAAGAGGTACCTGTCAGCTTCGACCAACCACCCGAAGGCAGCCACCTGCCCTGCTACAACAAG GTGCGAACCAGGGGATCAATCAAACGGCGTCCCCCATCCCGGCGATTTCGAAGGTCACAGTCAGACTGTGGAGATTTGGGTGATTTCCGGGCACCAGAGCCATCTCAGGAGAATGGAGCCAAGGAGGAGGATGGGGATGAGTTGTGTCCAATCAAGGACAAATTCTCAGGATCCCCTTCTCCCAGCGAGGGTCTGTGTGAACAAGAAACCAGGAGACAGGGGTCCTCTGAGAAGCCTCCTCTTGTTAGGTCACCCAGCAGGACAGAGAAACTGGATGAGAAGGTCACAGCCATGGAGGGAGCCCAGCATCCTGAGCCAGCTGAGAGCAAGTCCAGAGAGGAAGCTATAGAAGCATCCCAAACTTCCAGCTCTAGGGAAGAGAATGGTTGTGTGAGTCCCGTGGGGGGAACCCTGACTGCAGAACAGGCAGAAGAACCTACAGACAGAAAGGATGAGAATGCACAGAATGGAAATGAGCCCCCAGCACAGAGGAGCCAAGCGAGAGCAACTGTGTTGGAAGAGACTCTTCAGACTCCCCCTGGAGAAATGGAAAGTGGCCAGGCCCCTGATCAGGCAGCAGGCACGGAGAAGCCAGAGGAAGAGGCTAAGGTGGAGATCAGCAGTGAGGTACCCAAGTCAGAG GATGACACACTTGTACTGGACACTAAAATGTGA
- the RCSD1 gene encoding capZ-interacting protein isoform X2, whose protein sequence is MEEKPVETNANVDQSASPSVAQLAVRFREQAAATKEKSLPNASHPPKVKVKSSPLIEKLQANLTFDPAALLPGASPKSPGIKSVVSPFQSPPSTPSSPGVWPRTSEAEEVPVSFDQPPEGSHLPCYNKVRTRGSIKRRPPSRRFRRSQSDCGDLGDFRAPEPSQENGAKEEDGDELCPIKDKFSGSPSPSEGLCEQETRRQGSSEKPPLVRSPSRTEKLDEKVTAMEGAQHPEPAESKSREEAIEASQTSSSREENGCVSPVGGTLTAEQAEEPTDRKDENAQNGNEPPAQRSQARATVLEETLQTPPGEMESGQAPDQAAGTEKPEEEAKVEISSEVPKSEDDTLVLDTKM, encoded by the exons GAGAAACCAGTGGAGACCAATGCCAATGTGGATCAGTCGGCATCCCCCTCAGTTGCCCAGCTGGCAGTGCGGTTTAGGGAGCAAGCAGCAGCCACGAAGGAG aaatcATTGCCCAATGCTAGCCACCCTCCTAAAGTCAAGGTGAAGAGTTCTCCCCTGATTGAGAAGCTTCAG GCTAATCTAACCTTTGACCCAGCAGCCCTGCTGCCTGGGGCATCACCCAAGAGTCCTGGGATCAAATCTGTGGTGTCCCCCTTTCAAagtccaccctccacccccagcagCCCTGGTGTGTGGCCACGCACCAGTGAGGCAGAAGAGGTACCTGTCAGCTTCGACCAACCACCCGAAGGCAGCCACCTGCCCTGCTACAACAAG GTGCGAACCAGGGGATCAATCAAACGGCGTCCCCCATCCCGGCGATTTCGAAGGTCACAGTCAGACTGTGGAGATTTGGGTGATTTCCGGGCACCAGAGCCATCTCAGGAGAATGGAGCCAAGGAGGAGGATGGGGATGAGTTGTGTCCAATCAAGGACAAATTCTCAGGATCCCCTTCTCCCAGCGAGGGTCTGTGTGAACAAGAAACCAGGAGACAGGGGTCCTCTGAGAAGCCTCCTCTTGTTAGGTCACCCAGCAGGACAGAGAAACTGGATGAGAAGGTCACAGCCATGGAGGGAGCCCAGCATCCTGAGCCAGCTGAGAGCAAGTCCAGAGAGGAAGCTATAGAAGCATCCCAAACTTCCAGCTCTAGGGAAGAGAATGGTTGTGTGAGTCCCGTGGGGGGAACCCTGACTGCAGAACAGGCAGAAGAACCTACAGACAGAAAGGATGAGAATGCACAGAATGGAAATGAGCCCCCAGCACAGAGGAGCCAAGCGAGAGCAACTGTGTTGGAAGAGACTCTTCAGACTCCCCCTGGAGAAATGGAAAGTGGCCAGGCCCCTGATCAGGCAGCAGGCACGGAGAAGCCAGAGGAAGAGGCTAAGGTGGAGATCAGCAGTGAGGTACCCAAGTCAGAG GATGACACACTTGTACTGGACACTAAAATGTGA
- the RCSD1 gene encoding capZ-interacting protein isoform X1, whose amino-acid sequence MEEKPVETNANVDQSASPSVAQLAVRFREQAAATKETPASKPRRKPPCSLPLFPPKVELGQNGEEKSLPNASHPPKVKVKSSPLIEKLQANLTFDPAALLPGASPKSPGIKSVVSPFQSPPSTPSSPGVWPRTSEAEEVPVSFDQPPEGSHLPCYNKVRTRGSIKRRPPSRRFRRSQSDCGDLGDFRAPEPSQENGAKEEDGDELCPIKDKFSGSPSPSEGLCEQETRRQGSSEKPPLVRSPSRTEKLDEKVTAMEGAQHPEPAESKSREEAIEASQTSSSREENGCVSPVGGTLTAEQAEEPTDRKDENAQNGNEPPAQRSQARATVLEETLQTPPGEMESGQAPDQAAGTEKPEEEAKVEISSEVPKSEDDTLVLDTKM is encoded by the exons GAGAAACCAGTGGAGACCAATGCCAATGTGGATCAGTCGGCATCCCCCTCAGTTGCCCAGCTGGCAGTGCGGTTTAGGGAGCAAGCAGCAGCCACGAAGGAG ACACCAGCCAGTAAACCAAGAAGGAAACCGCCCTGCTCACTTCCCCTGTTCCCCCCCAAGGTAGAGCTGGGCCAGAATGGTGAGGAG aaatcATTGCCCAATGCTAGCCACCCTCCTAAAGTCAAGGTGAAGAGTTCTCCCCTGATTGAGAAGCTTCAG GCTAATCTAACCTTTGACCCAGCAGCCCTGCTGCCTGGGGCATCACCCAAGAGTCCTGGGATCAAATCTGTGGTGTCCCCCTTTCAAagtccaccctccacccccagcagCCCTGGTGTGTGGCCACGCACCAGTGAGGCAGAAGAGGTACCTGTCAGCTTCGACCAACCACCCGAAGGCAGCCACCTGCCCTGCTACAACAAG GTGCGAACCAGGGGATCAATCAAACGGCGTCCCCCATCCCGGCGATTTCGAAGGTCACAGTCAGACTGTGGAGATTTGGGTGATTTCCGGGCACCAGAGCCATCTCAGGAGAATGGAGCCAAGGAGGAGGATGGGGATGAGTTGTGTCCAATCAAGGACAAATTCTCAGGATCCCCTTCTCCCAGCGAGGGTCTGTGTGAACAAGAAACCAGGAGACAGGGGTCCTCTGAGAAGCCTCCTCTTGTTAGGTCACCCAGCAGGACAGAGAAACTGGATGAGAAGGTCACAGCCATGGAGGGAGCCCAGCATCCTGAGCCAGCTGAGAGCAAGTCCAGAGAGGAAGCTATAGAAGCATCCCAAACTTCCAGCTCTAGGGAAGAGAATGGTTGTGTGAGTCCCGTGGGGGGAACCCTGACTGCAGAACAGGCAGAAGAACCTACAGACAGAAAGGATGAGAATGCACAGAATGGAAATGAGCCCCCAGCACAGAGGAGCCAAGCGAGAGCAACTGTGTTGGAAGAGACTCTTCAGACTCCCCCTGGAGAAATGGAAAGTGGCCAGGCCCCTGATCAGGCAGCAGGCACGGAGAAGCCAGAGGAAGAGGCTAAGGTGGAGATCAGCAGTGAGGTACCCAAGTCAGAG GATGACACACTTGTACTGGACACTAAAATGTGA